One Salmo trutta chromosome 12, fSalTru1.1, whole genome shotgun sequence genomic region harbors:
- the ciz1a gene encoding cdkn1a interacting zinc finger protein 1a encodes MYNPHHHQQQQQQQQFHHHLRQLQQLFQHQPPPPPPPPQPQPPPSHHVPHHHQRGRAMSGPGPAPPPPRMVNLAAQATIIAPNPMLQGALMMQQMQGSMRGFTASGQQFTQFFAAGARSSLLGPVPMGMSMKNPHMGFPARHYHPHTRYYNNNNDYASRYPDRKREQRAVGSTDNQPAASRTLPNDKTLKDGGVGGPDGQARPSVQPEPKEPALKKQRTEGSEETVEQPPETDEVLGAAVHQSPPDDSQLEDCFILEEDGSMAGPGALEESRAAKVQSGVSAMSASEQLSGESQACTPGLKDMAEGKATSGVLEGGQEEGKEEGDAANKFYCYICTITCHNQQDFQSHMNSLVHQQRMMEIQHMSSACLVTLMPRVQESLQGGRRDSSFRDGEKRPGLQRWCATCQIHYTSTVMDHRRTSEHKLTSRTSNPSCTVCKRHFRSPCLFLEHMQSQEHKQRVDELREEGGPAALAELVAMDEQGCFVDDGEEEGEEEDGEDGEQSSSHGKEGWPTQMEVALLEDIDEDEEYDPDTVYGSSFVVPVAGFLCRICQHFYHFESSARHSHCKSLKHFENLKKYRALRSQKDGTLEPTPVDGDAECDSNHSLPSEVLGSPALLPPTTTLRPSQPRPQPQDNTPSASFSSQQDLATTSTPTTSSTRGTLGQATPEQQSLAGPEDKEEEPTLDLGPVTEDAEDEPVTGETKEEAPAQEEKLGDGNAKGGSQRRSGRTTQRR; translated from the exons ATGTATAacccacaccaccaccaacagcagcaacaacagcaacagtttcACCATCATCTGCGGCAGCTTCAGCAACTGTTCCAGCACCAGCCCCCCCCTCCGCCTCCTCCACCACAACCCCAACCCCCTCCATCGCACCATGTTCCACATCACCATCAAAGAGGACG GGCCATGTCTGGACCAGGCCCTGCACCTCCACCTCCCCGTATGGTCAACCTGGCTGCCCAGGCCACCATCATCGCCCCCAACCCAATGTTACAAGGGGCTCTAATGATGCAGCAGATGCAAG GTAGCATGCGGGGCTTTACAGCGAGCGGGCAGCAGTTCACCCAGTTCTTTGCTGCGGGGGCCCGGTCCTCTCTCCTGGGGCCTGTACCCATGGGCATGTCCATGAAGAACCCCCACATGGGCTTCCCTGCCCGACACTACCATCCCCACACCcgctactacaacaacaacaat GACTATGCTTCACGGTACCCGGATAGAAAGAGGGAGCAGAGAGCCGTGGGGAGCACAGATAACCAACCTGCAGCCAGCAGGACCCTGCCTAATGACAAGACTCTCAAAG ATGGAGGAGTGGGAGGGCCAGATGGACAGGCACGGCCCTCAGTGCAACCTGAGCCCAAGGAGCCAGCACTGAAGAAGCAGAGGACAGAGGG GTCAGAGGAGACTGTGGAGCAGCCTCCGGAGACAGATGAGGTCCTAGGTGCAGCAGTGCATCAAAGCCCACCAGATGACAGCCAGCTTGAAG ACTGTTTCATTCTGGAGGAGGACGGGAGCATGGCTGGTCCAGGGGCACTAGAGGAAAGCAGAGCAGCCAAG GTCCAGAGTGGAGTGTCGGCCATGTCAGCTTCTGAGCAGCTGAGTGGTGAGAGCCAGGCATGTACCCCGGGCCTAAAGGACATGGCAGAGGGCAAGGCTACCTCAGGGGTATTGGAAGGAGGGCAGGAAGAGGGCAAGGAGGAGGGTGATGCTGCAAACAAGTTCTATTGCTACATCTGCACTATCACCTGTCACAACCAGCAG GACTTCCAGAGTCACATGAACAGCCTGGTCCACCAGCAGAGGATGATGGAGATCCAACACATGTCCAGTGCCTGTCTGGTCACCTTGATGCCCCGCGTCCAGGAGTCACTGCAGGGAGGCCGCAGGGACAGCTCCTTCAGGGACGG agagaagagacccGGCCTGCAGCGTTGGTGTGCCACCTGTCAAATCCACTACACCAGTACAGTCATGGACCACCGCAGGACCAGTGAGCACAAGCTGACCAGCCGCACCTCCAACCCCTCCTGTACCGTCTGCAAGAGGCACTTCAGGAGCCCATGCCTGTTCCTGGAGCACATGCAGTCCCAGGAGCACAAGCAGAGAGTCGACGAG CTTCGGGAGGAGGGAGGGCCAGCGGCCTTAGCTGAACTGGTTGCCATGGACGAACAGGGCTGTTTTGTAGATGacggagaagaggagggggaggaagaggacggGGAAGATGGTGAACAAAGCAGCTCCCATGGAAAG GAGGGCTGGCCTACCCAGATGGAGGTGGCTTTACTGGAGGACATAGATGAAGATGAGGAATATGACCCTGACACGGTGTACG GTTCTAGCTTTGTGGTTCCCGTGGCTGGGTTCCTCTGTAGAATCTGCCAGCACTTCTACCATTTTGAGTCCTCAGCCCGCCACTCGCACTGCAAGTCACTCAAACACTTTGAGAACCTCAAG AAGTACAGGGCCTTGCGTAGCCAGAAGGATGGGACATTGGAACCTACTCCTGTGGACGGAGATGCAGAGTGTGACAGTAACCACAGCCTGCCTTCAGAAGTCCTCGGCAGCCCTGCTTTACTGCCGCCCACCACCACGCTGAGGCCCTCTCAGCCCCGCCCTCAACCCCAGGATAACACTCCCTCAGCCTCATTTTCATCCCAGCAGGACCTCGCCACTACCAGCACCCCTACCACCAGCAGCACGAGGGGGACCCTGGGCCAAGCCACTCCAGAGCAGCAGAGCCTAGCTGGGCCTGAGGACAAGGAGGAAGAGCCAACTCTAGACCTAGGACCAGTCACAGAAGATGCAGAGGACGAGCCAGTCACGGGAGAGACGAAAGAGGAGGCACCTGCCCAAGAGGAGAAGCTGGGCGACGGGAACGCAAAGGGGGGATCTCAAAGAAGGTCCGGGAGGACAACACAGAGACGTTGA